The segment TATACAACAGATAGTTGATTTGCTTTACCTAATCAAACCTTCTGTGCTGCTCTTAATCTAATTGCCTATCTTGTCAGGATTGTCTCAGTATCACCTGGGCCCTGATAGATCTGAGGCTAGATGTGGAGTCCAAGAGGTCACATTTCGAGCAATCCCAAAATACGCTTGGTTTGTTGCAACAAAGTTGTGATCTATATCGCTCTCTGCATCCATGGTACCTTCCAAGATCTTGACTACCTCAGACATTTTAGGCCTTTTTTTGCAATCAATCTGCAAACACCACATCGCGAGCTGCATCATCTGAATTACATCTTGCTCGTGTGCTGGCATGTCATTACCGTTCTTGTCAATCAAATCTACCAAGTGAccgttctttaccttttcttccaATAGGGTAATAAGATGGATGCTCTCTTCAGACCGTGAAGAGTcgagattctttcttccactcacgATTTCCATGACCACCACGCCAAAGCTATAGACATCGGCCTTCTCCGTGATTTTTTATGTCAACCATTCAGGAGCTAAATATCCAGGTGTGCCTCTCATTCTGGTAACCACTTGGCTTATATCCCTATCAATGAGCTTACACAAACCAAAATCAGACAGTTTAGCATTGAACTCCTCATCTATGAGGATATTTTGTGGTTTGACATCCAAATGAGCAATCCTCTTCATGCAGTCCTCATGAAGATAAGCGAGACCCTTAGCTATGTTAGTGATAATCTTGCATCGTACCTTCCATTCTAACGGAGTAGCAATGTTGTCATCTCGACAATAGATCCACTTGtccaaggatcctttggacatatACTCATAAACCAAGAGCCTGTGGGATTTCTCTGCACAGAAACCAAACAGCCTCACCAGATTGATATGATGAATACTGCCAATTGTCTGAACCTCTGCCAAGAATTCTCTCTTTCCTTGACCAGCTCGATCCAAACGTTTTACTGCAATCATTTCCTCACCTAGCAGTCCCCTGAAAACAGACCCAAATCCTCCTTCACCGAGCTTGTCTTTGAATTGCTCGGTTGCCAATTCTAATTGTTGATACGTGAACCTCATTGGTGTTCCTTGTAGCTTTCCAAACTCTGCCTCCTCTTCCTCCATCTCATGGTGTCGCCGTCTCCTTCTTCGATGTACAAGGAAAAGGATGAATGCGGCTACTAAAATGAAGCTGACTAAAGATCCTGCAAGTGCAATCCGAGCAACCGAGCCTAATTTTCTGGGTGAAGTTGTTAGATTTTCAGGAGGACTTCGAGGTTTTGATGACAGCGGAGGTGGTGAAGTCGTTAGATTGATCGTAGGGCAGAAGTTGATCTGGTAGTTGGTTCCCCTTGGACACCTGAATGTGTttgttactgtgacaaaatcacttGTGTCGATGATTGCCTCCGGGCATAATCGAACAAAGAACAATGAGTATTCGCCGCGTTCACACGCAAATTGGGATGCCACTGGACATGTGTTTTTGCAGCCTCCTGGCACCCTGAGCTCGCTCGGACACTGTGATGTGATGTCGGCCATGCAGCGTGCCCCCCTGCACCTTCCTTCTTCCCCCTCGACCCGCACTGGCAGGAACTCCATGGGTACGTTGAAGCTGTTTTCGAGGGAGATGTAGAAAAAACTTGTGTGGTCCACCCCGTCGAGCACGAACCCTGCGAGCGTGAAGGGTTGCTTACCAGGGCCCTTGCAGGCAAGCACGCCATCGCAGTCGCCTGTCTGGCACGGCCCCTTGCCATTGTTGTCAAATGAGCAGCCTGTGCGCGCCCACACACGTCCTCATTTGGTGTTATTGGGCACGTCGAAGGTCCATGTCTTCCCTGGGTCCAGCCGCACGCCACCACCCACCGGCGTGGCGGCCGGCCAAACGGTGTAGGAGCACCTGTTGGTGATGGTCAGTGTGGTCTGGATGGTAGCGGCTGGCAGGAGGAGCAGGATACCGAGGAGGATGGGAGACGAGTGGTGGAGAATTAGAGGGAAGGTAGCCGTAGCAGCCATTTGTGCTGTGCGCTTTGCTCGCTTTGCTAGCTGAAGCCGAACTGAATAATTTTTCTTTCCTCTAAGAGTGTGTGTGATGGGAATTGTCTCCGATGAAATGATGAACCAAGAGGAACAGATATCTCCTGCATCAATGTCTAGTTCTCTAAACACCTGTTAATTTGCGTGCTGGAAACATTCAATGGTCAACTGCCGTCCTCCACTACTAGTTAAGCTGGCCGGCCATACAACTTAACCTGTTGTTTAATATAGCTTTCGTTTGTTAACTCCAGATTTGTTGTATCTTGCATTCTTCAGTTGAGATGGCTGGTGGCAACTCAGCTGTATGgtactaagagcaactctagcagatccCGCATCCCGTCCCGACCCGACCCaaaaaataaccgccaaaatgcggGTCGGGGCGGAAAAACCTGTCCGCCACTCCGCCATGGACGAGCGAGTCCTCCTCGGCGACGAGGATCCGGCGTTGCTGCCGACGGTGCTCTTGATGGTCCTGGTCTGATATCAGACGAGGTAGAGGGGCGAGGTCATGCGCCTGCTCGCGCGTCTAGACATCCTGAAAGTTCATCTGTGCACGAGGCCTTCCTAGTCGCCACGCCGCCGCGTTgtacgcgcgggcggcctcgtgcgcgGTTTCGAAGGTGCCAAGGCCGAGGCGGACGTCGCCGGACCTAATCTCGACGTAGTAGACGCCGGAGCGGCGCTTGCaaacgccgcggtagcccgaggatccacggcggcgcggcggcatggtggcaGAGGGAGCGGCGGCGAGGGAGCGGCAGAGGGCACGTGGCTATGGGCAGCCGCGTGGCGAGCGTTGCATTTTATAGGCGCGCTGAAAGCGGTGCGCCAAATCTAGCGCGCGGCCGCCCGCTTTCTCGCCCGCGCGCGCAATAATTTAAGGCGCGCTAGTTTCCCGCGTCCGCTAGAGTGCGCGATTTCGTCCCCCGCGCGTTAAAAGTGCAATTACCGCGCGCGTTTTTTTGTGccactgttggagatgctctaatgatAGGTTCTCCCAGTCGTGGTTTCTATCTCAATGCTTTATAAAGTAAAAAATACTATCGATGAATGTAGCTGTTAGGGCATCTACAGCCGGACCGAGCAAATTCGACCCCTCAAATGTCTGCGGACGTGTCCGAACATGTCCGAACTTTTTCCGCTATAACTAGGTGGAAAAGGAAAGAGAGAAAGAATAAAAAAGATTTGTCCAATATGCTATCAGCGTGCTATAGCGTGCTATTAGCAAGACATTGTACACTGATCAATTTAACGAGACAATTCACTATATGCTATAGCGTGCTATTAGCAGCGTTATAAGACGCTATTTTTTCAGTGGGCCTTATACATGTCAGGCCAGAGGTGGAACGGAGGAGATCCCCTGGAGATCGACGAACAACTTAGCGAGGGAATTCAGCTAATCCACTGCACCGTGGAATCAAAAGAGTGGTATGCAGCAATTTCCGACTAGTTCTATTAATATTCAAATTCTTGTGAAATTGATGTCATATAGCCTGGTAAATAGGGGACATTCTCATGGTCGTAGTAGCTGAGATCAACGAGCAGCAAAGTGATACCATGTTTGACTTTCATATACAAACTTGAGACACGCCAAACAATTCAAATTTGAGACACTTCACTAGTATCCAAATTCTAACCGATCCGAAAACCAAATGCCTTATACTATACACATTACTATGCACATCACAACCTATTATGAAATGGAACACACACTGGAAACTGGGAGAACTTAAAAGCACTTGTGATTTTGGACTAGTCGTACTAAGAAATATCATTCATTCTGTCAATTTCTCTACTTTGCTCGAGCCTAGGAGCATGTGGAACATACTGTTAGTTTCAACTACAATGACTAGAAAAATACGCGCATTAGTTGATCTGAAAACAGACTTGCATTACATGCACAAATTGAACATTCTAATGAATAAATTCAGTACAACTGCTGTAGAACAAGAAGGTTTGCGTTATTGAAATACTTTGCAGCTAAATTTAACTTGAGACAAGGGGCTTCAGATTATAGTATTTTGAGAAGCTACAACAGACTTACCATTTCCTTTACATAAGAATATCTCATGTCCTGCTCATAATCTATTTATATGGTCATGATTTTCTCATTTCACCTGGGGCCTGATACATGTGAAGCTAGAGGTGGAACTGATGAGACCACATTTGCAGCACCGCCGAAATTCACTTGATTTGTGGCAACAAAGTTATGATCAATGTTGCTCTCTGCATTCATGGTACCTTCCAAGACCTTAACTACGTCGGACATTTTAGGCCTTCTTTTGCAATCAATTTGCAAACACCACATTGCGAGCTTCATCATCTCAATTACATCCTGCTTGTGTGCTAGCATGTCATTACTGTTCTTGTCAATCAAATCTACCAAGTGAGCATTCTTCACCTTTTCTTCCAACAGGGTGATAAGATGGATGCTCTCTTCTGATAGAGAAGTGTCGAGGTTCTTTCTTCCGCAGATGACTTCCATGACCACAACACCAAAGCTATAGACATCGGCCTTTTCTGTGATTTGTGATGTTAACCATTCAGGAGCTAAATATCCAGGTGTGCCTCGCATTTTGGTAACCACTTGGCTCATATCCCTGTCAATGAGCTTGCATAGTCCAAAATCAGAAAGTTTAGCATTGAAGTCATCATCTAAGAGGATGTTTTGTGGTTTGACATCCAAATGGGCAATCTTTTTCGTGCACTCCTCATGAAGATAAGCGAGACCCTTAGCTATGTTAGTGATAATCTTGCATCGTGTGCTCCATTCTAGAGGAGGTGAATCATTGTCATTTCGACAGTAGATCCATCTGTCCAACGATCCTTTGGGCATGTACTCATAAACCAAGAGCCTGTGGGATTTCTCTGCACAGAAACCAATCAATCTCACCAGATTAATATGATGAATGCTGCCAATTGTCTGAACCTCTGCAGAAAATTCTCTTTTGCCCTGACCAGCTCGGTCCAAACGTTTTACCGCAATCCTTTGATCAGCTAGCTCTCCCTTGAAAACAGACCCGAACCCTCCTTCGCCGAGCTTGTCTTTGAATTGTTCGGTAGCTGATTTCAGCTGCTGAAATGTGTACCTCATTGGTGTTCCTTTTAGATTCCtaaactcttcctcctcctcgatcagatgttgttgttgtgttcttcGCTTACGTATAAAGTAGGTGATGAGGAACAAGATGGTAAGCAAAATGAAGCCACCTACAGGAGCTAAAATTGCAACATCTCTTCTTACAGTGAAGGGTTTCTCTTTCATGCTTGTTGTCCCAATAGGTGCTGGCAGAGTACTTGGGGTCATAGGTGTTACCGTGGCCGGGGATGCAGGTGGATCACTTGGGGCCGTAGGTGTTACCTTGGCCGGGGGTGCGGGCATGGGTCTTTTAGCTGTAGGCGATCTGCTTGCATTCGTATCAATGATAATGCCCACGGATGTACTGTTCGCGATGGTGGcaacggggaggaggaggaggaggagaggcaggaggtggagagccGAAGTGGCACTCACCACTGCCATTTGTTCCTTTGTGATATGATTTCTGATTGCACTCGTTAACTTGAAGCAGAGTCTCAATTGCAAACTGGAGATAGGGCTCCTGTGGCTATGACAGTAGACTGACAGCTAACAGCCTGGAAGAATGATAGGGATTATATCTATATGTTTtcaggaaataaaaaagaagagtTACATCCAGATAATGCGTTGTTTCATGATTTTGACTCTAAGAGCTATGCAAACACGACAGTTAATGCGATCAGATCTTGCATAGGTGTTATCATATAAAAGCATTCTTCTTGGTAAAATATCATCCGGGGAGAGTTGAATTTTTTTTTCCTTGTGTTTCTCAGAGCCTGTGATTTTTTTGTTGCTACTTGTTAATTATTTTTGGAAAAGGTTTGCTACTTGTTAATGTATCTCAACTCTTTAGTTACAGAATGAGGCAACTCTTCTGCTTCCATTTAGTAAAGAAAAGTAAACATACTTATAGACTTCTAATATAATtatatcatactccctccgtcccaaaataagtgtctcaactttatactagctctattaagcttaagacacttattttgggacggagggagtataaaatagTGGTATACTGGTTTTTGTTTTCCCAAGTTGCACATCTTTGTCAGCAGTGATGTTGAGTGAAGATCAGTTTGCAAGAAGTACCTTTGGTTTGGGGCATGCTAAAGCTGATAGAGGTTGGTATTTTTCAAATCAATTTCTTGGGTAAGGCCTACATAATTTGCAATTGGTATTTCTCATATCAATTTCGCCAACTTTTTCATGAACTTTAGATTTGAATTATATTTATGAAGTGCTTAGGAACGCATTTAATGGCTTAAATATATCAAACGGACCTTAAAAGATGCAGAGCACTTGGTGTCGTAGGTGTTACCTTAGCCGGGGGTGCAGGCAAGGGACTTTCAGCTGTAGGCGATACTGTTTGATTGATCGTGGCACAAAGAGAAGGTGGGCACCTTCTCCCCTGACTGAGATTTATATACACGGTGGGCACCTTCTCGCCCTGATCGAGCTTCGTACGCGATCTCTAACCGGAGTTGCGGCTGGCCACACGGTGGCAACGGGGAGGAGAAGGTGAGGCAGGAGGGAGCCGAAGGGGTACTCACCACTGCCATCTGTGTGTTATGATTTATGTGCACCCGTTAGCTTTAACCAGTCTCTCAATTGCAAACTTGTGATAGGTGTCATGTGGCTGTGACAGACTGACATCTAGAGTGGAGGAGTGGTAGGGAATAGCAGACAGGGACATGATCTGTCCGTTGAATCGTTCAAGGGTCAGCATAAAACAACCTAACATTCTTGCAGACTGTTTGCTTCTTAGTCGGTTAGTCCCTCTCGTATTATATATGTACGTCTTCAAGAATAAAAACAGGAATTACATCTGTAAAATTATTTTGGCTGTAAGAAATCGGCAAACATGGCAGAAAAATGCGACCAGATCTTGCATAGGTGTTACCATATAAAACATGGTTTTTGGCAAAATATCATCCTGGGAGAGTATGCATTTTTTCAAGAAATGATAGCAACACAATGATTCATCTCAAAAATTATGCATGCTGATTTGGATGAAACGGTCAAACTTACATGTGTCATGGATAGTCCTATTGAATTGTCAAGTATGGAATTGCAGGAGTATTCCTTGTGTTTCTCTGATCCTGTTCACTTCCGTTCAGCAACAGTTTATGTGTGACCCATCATGTATATACCAAAACTGAATACTGTTAGGGAAAGGTCTATATTACCCTTTATACTATTTGTGAGGGGGGTGTATCGAAGCGGGACTATGTGTTTTTTTCTGCTTGTTAATTTATCTCAACTCGTTAGTTAGGGAATGAAGCAACTTTTCTGCGTCCATttcgaaaaggaaaacaaaactaTTTCTAGACTTCTAGTATAAGTATACCATACAACATAGTGGTAGACTGGGTTTTTTTGCCCAGATTGCACATCTTTGTTCATTACCGATCTGCCATATGCTTTGTCAGCAGTGATGTAAAATGAAGATCACTTTGCAAGAAGTACCCTACGACTGGGGGCATGCATGTTGGCTGACAGCGGCTGGAGGCCTTGTTGACTGGCCTAGCTATCATATGCCATCAAGCATATGGAGCCACTTCTCACTCCTTGATTGCGTCCAGACGAGGGTGGCACTACCACTATCCTCGCTAGCTGCTGCTGTTTATAGAATGGAAATCATTCTCGATCACAAGATCACGCTGGGAGGAAGCTGCGCGGCACCTGATCGAGGCCTTGAAGCTGGGAGGAAGCTCTAGCCTCGTTATCTCTGTTCCCTGGTCGGCATGGACAGTGTATGTACTCCACACACACCTCTGATTCATTCATTTTCTCTCTAGTACTTCTGGAGAACAACGACTTGACCTCGTGCAGTCATGCATATTAATCCATAGCAGTGAAAAAAATAACGTGCCATAGCGTTGCTAATAGTAAGCTATAGTATTTTGAGAAATGACTCGTTAAGAAAAATCTATGTACAACGTCTTCCTAATAGCATATATTTAAGGTGCCGTTATTTTGACATAGCACTTTATTTTTTCATTGATTCAATACCTAGAGTTGAGCTGCCTAAGTAAACCCCACTATTGTCATGGAAGACCGCAGCCATCCAAGGTCTGATGCCTGCATCGACATGAATCCCTGCGCTATTCAACCACGCTATTCAACCACGCTTCCCTGCGCTTCCTGTCCGCGACATTTGGTGGGCTTGGCTGGGTACTGGACTATTGGGCCGTCCTCATCCCCCGACTCCAAGACTAGCGGCGGTACCCTCATCCGCGGCGCGCCGCTGTTGCCGGCGCCGGCGAACTGGACCGTGCCTCACGCGCCGCCGCCACTGCTCGCCACGAATCC is part of the Hordeum vulgare subsp. vulgare unplaced genomic scaffold, MorexV3_pseudomolecules_assembly, whole genome shotgun sequence genome and harbors:
- the LOC123415197 gene encoding G-type lectin S-receptor-like serine/threonine-protein kinase SD2-5; protein product: MAVVSATSALHLLPLLLLLLPVATIANSTSVGIIIDTNASRSPTAKRPMPAPPAKVTPTAPSDPPASPATVTPMTPSTLPAPIGTTSMKEKPFTVRRDVAILAPVGGFILLTILFLITYFIRKRRTQQQHLIEEEEEFRNLKGTPMRYTFQQLKSATEQFKDKLGEGGFGSVFKGELADQRIAVKRLDRAGQGKREFSAEVQTIGSIHHINLVRLIGFCAEKSHRLLVYEYMPKGSLDRWIYCRNDNDSPPLEWSTRCKIITNIAKGLAYLHEECTKKIAHLDVKPQNILLDDDFNAKLSDFGLCKLIDRDMSQVVTKMRGTPGYLAPEWLTSQITEKADVYSFGVVVMEVICGRKNLDTSLSEESIHLITLLEEKVKNAHLVDLIDKNSNDMLAHKQDVIEMMKLAMWCLQIDCKRRPKMSDVVKVLEGTMNAESNIDHNFVATNQVNFGGAANVVSSVPPLASHVSGPR